A DNA window from Flavisolibacter ginsenosidimutans contains the following coding sequences:
- a CDS encoding SusC/RagA family TonB-linked outer membrane protein, with protein sequence MKSACLRVGLFLTCFLLTALTWAQTKRVSGTVVSEEDKKPLPGVSIQVKGKSTGTQSNGNGEFSLNAANGDVLVFTYTGFTPQEASVNGSSNFNISLRPDAAKLGEVVVVGYGTQRRKEFAGAATSVNPLTTKFTPSSNVGTALQGAVPGLTVRQTTGAPGATPDIVFRGGTDFDGSGSPLVVLDGVIVPSLYGIDMNDVESIDVLKDAASTAIYGARAANGVVIVTTKKGKKGRTQVQYTIRRTSNYVRSIGDQYLSAADYIRMNRLGIRARYLADSLDGNTANVNADKGQLNGNWGWAFGATFGNPASGLYTTQRVNNANRQYLTNPAWKLLVDANPFNPALTDSILYKEIDAKTREEMVMRNTSTIEHSINLNGANDQGSFALGINALRDDGTIIGSQLKRLSMNFNGGLNVGKDLKINLNTSAYTVNILSPYNDPGTVGLGVSALSANTGGLLQRFVGVAPTVRYSNDTSGAILPGPNDVTLGNPAYWSTLYVNNNNEQRFSGSLNAEYNILPFLKFIATGSGFLRYGNANNFTKAYIQGNGGSINSNRPASFSNYRDIQYTYNGFLQFNKDFNAHRITVMAGGEFTEYKRYTFAGSAQGAPTDLIPWLSADPSPTVINGSLAYSGGASSNFQYWERIASAISRVNYSYRDKYFLTGILRVDGSSRLSSNNFYGVFPGVSAGWNLQNEDFYRKSNVATIISTVKPRISYGVNGNLQSFGNSYYPTAQVYSSAGIYNGLGGTYAPSYINPDLRWERTNSMNFGADLGFLRDRINVSADYFVRNVFDKLASLTISAQTGFTGYTTNVSQLQNRGFELSATAKIIRPMTANGFSLDAGLSFYTVKSYAIKLPANGLPGNRTGFNGLNPLEVWDPAHPGQTKFVRALIEGQRIGTDEVWAPKWAGIYGGTDQIAKDANVYNAFLPYANKKLKQPGDAQWYQVYKNDTIDTRQFVFVGRTTPKGSGNFYLNTGFKGFHLYTAFDYAYGFVVLNNEKLRGLSQVQGSQNGTKDILNTWTPNNPNAALPMFYWANQGRNYATDASGNNPPANMWEKGDYVMLREITLSYELTRNVLSKVMKNKVQGLSLFVTGSNLVYFTGYSGTFPEVGGFDNGRYPLPKRLTIGAQITL encoded by the coding sequence ATGAAATCTGCTTGCTTGAGAGTGGGACTGTTTCTGACCTGCTTCCTTTTAACCGCATTAACGTGGGCGCAAACCAAAAGAGTCTCCGGAACGGTCGTTTCCGAGGAAGACAAAAAACCTTTACCGGGCGTTAGCATTCAGGTAAAAGGTAAATCCACCGGAACCCAATCCAACGGCAACGGTGAGTTTTCGCTGAACGCCGCCAACGGAGATGTTCTCGTCTTTACTTACACTGGGTTTACCCCACAGGAGGCCTCGGTAAACGGCTCGTCCAACTTCAACATTTCCTTGCGTCCCGACGCTGCCAAACTTGGCGAGGTGGTGGTGGTGGGCTACGGCACACAAAGAAGAAAAGAGTTTGCGGGTGCGGCCACCAGTGTAAACCCGCTGACTACCAAGTTTACGCCCAGCTCCAACGTGGGTACGGCTTTGCAGGGCGCAGTGCCCGGTCTTACCGTACGGCAAACGACGGGTGCACCCGGGGCTACACCAGACATCGTTTTTCGCGGCGGAACGGATTTCGACGGTTCGGGATCGCCGCTTGTGGTTCTTGACGGTGTAATTGTTCCGTCGCTTTACGGCATTGACATGAACGACGTGGAATCCATTGACGTTTTGAAAGACGCTGCCTCTACTGCCATCTATGGAGCAAGAGCCGCAAACGGCGTCGTTATCGTTACTACCAAGAAAGGCAAGAAGGGACGGACGCAGGTTCAATACACCATTAGAAGAACGAGCAATTACGTGAGAAGCATCGGTGACCAATACCTAAGCGCAGCCGATTACATTCGCATGAACCGTCTTGGCATCCGGGCAAGATATCTTGCCGATTCTTTAGACGGGAACACCGCCAATGTAAACGCAGACAAAGGACAATTGAACGGCAACTGGGGCTGGGCCTTTGGCGCCACTTTTGGCAACCCGGCATCAGGGCTGTACACAACGCAAAGAGTGAACAACGCAAATCGGCAATACCTCACCAATCCTGCCTGGAAATTATTGGTGGATGCTAATCCCTTTAATCCTGCGTTAACCGACAGCATTCTTTACAAAGAGATTGATGCGAAAACAAGAGAAGAGATGGTGATGCGCAACACGTCAACCATTGAGCACAGCATCAACCTGAACGGCGCAAACGATCAGGGTTCTTTTGCGCTTGGCATTAATGCGCTGCGTGACGACGGTACCATCATTGGTTCGCAGTTAAAAAGATTGTCCATGAACTTCAACGGAGGGCTGAACGTGGGCAAGGATTTAAAAATTAACCTGAACACATCGGCTTATACCGTTAACATTCTGTCCCCGTACAATGATCCAGGCACGGTTGGCCTTGGCGTTTCGGCGCTTTCGGCTAATACGGGTGGCTTGTTGCAACGTTTTGTAGGAGTAGCGCCAACGGTGCGTTATTCCAACGATACATCGGGTGCAATTCTACCCGGACCCAATGATGTTACGCTAGGCAATCCTGCTTACTGGAGTACACTTTACGTGAACAACAACAACGAACAACGTTTTTCGGGAAGCCTGAACGCCGAATACAACATTCTTCCTTTTCTGAAATTCATTGCCACCGGCTCGGGTTTCCTTCGTTACGGCAACGCAAACAACTTCACAAAGGCGTACATACAAGGCAACGGTGGCTCGATCAATTCAAACCGCCCGGCATCGTTTAGCAACTATCGCGACATTCAATACACGTACAACGGCTTTTTGCAATTCAACAAAGACTTCAATGCGCACCGCATTACCGTGATGGCTGGCGGCGAATTCACCGAGTACAAGCGCTATACATTTGCCGGAAGCGCACAAGGCGCACCAACGGATTTGATTCCCTGGTTGAGCGCTGATCCTTCTCCAACCGTCATCAACGGCTCGTTGGCCTATTCCGGCGGCGCTTCTTCCAATTTTCAATATTGGGAGCGCATTGCATCGGCCATCAGCCGCGTGAATTATTCTTATCGCGACAAATATTTTTTAACGGGCATTTTGCGGGTTGACGGTTCGAGCCGTTTAAGCAGCAATAATTTTTACGGTGTTTTTCCCGGCGTGTCCGCAGGATGGAATTTGCAGAACGAAGACTTTTATCGCAAGAGTAACGTCGCAACAATCATCAGCACCGTTAAGCCACGAATCAGCTACGGCGTAAACGGTAACCTGCAAAGCTTTGGCAACAGTTATTATCCCACCGCGCAGGTTTATTCTTCGGCCGGAATTTACAACGGCCTGGGTGGAACTTATGCGCCGTCGTACATCAATCCTGATTTGCGTTGGGAGCGGACAAACTCCATGAACTTCGGTGCTGACCTTGGCTTCTTGCGTGACCGCATCAATGTGAGCGCAGACTATTTTGTTCGCAATGTGTTCGACAAATTGGCCAGCCTCACCATCTCTGCGCAAACAGGATTTACCGGTTACACAACCAACGTATCGCAACTGCAAAATCGCGGCTTTGAATTGTCGGCTACGGCTAAAATCATCCGGCCAATGACCGCAAACGGCTTTAGTCTTGACGCAGGTCTTTCGTTTTATACCGTGAAAAGCTACGCCATCAAATTGCCGGCGAACGGACTACCCGGCAACCGCACAGGCTTTAACGGCCTGAACCCGCTTGAAGTTTGGGACCCTGCGCATCCCGGGCAAACCAAGTTTGTTCGTGCGTTAATCGAGGGTCAACGCATTGGTACCGATGAAGTGTGGGCACCGAAGTGGGCCGGCATTTACGGCGGCACCGATCAAATTGCCAAAGACGCGAATGTGTACAATGCCTTTTTGCCTTACGCCAACAAAAAACTGAAGCAGCCCGGCGATGCGCAATGGTACCAGGTTTACAAGAACGACACCATTGACACAAGACAGTTTGTTTTTGTGGGAAGAACCACACCTAAAGGTTCCGGCAATTTTTATCTCAACACCGGCTTCAAAGGATTTCATCTATACACAGCCTTTGATTATGCCTACGGCTTTGTGGTTTTAAACAACGAAAAGCTGAGAGGCTTAAGCCAGGTGCAGGGTTCGCAAAACGGAACAAAGGATATTTTAAATACCTGGACGCCGAACAACCCAAACGCGGCGCTGCCGATGTTCTACTGGGCCAATCAGGGACGCAATTACGCTACCGATGCATCGGGCAACAACCCGCCGGCCAACATGTGGGAGAAAGGCGACTACGTCATGCTGCGTGAGATTACGCTGAGCTATGAGTTGACAAGAAATGTGTTGAGCAAGGTGATGAAGAACAAAGTGCAAGGTCTTAGCCTTTTCGTTACCGGTTCCAACCTTGTTTATTTCACCGGTTACAGCGGCACCTTCCCCGAAGTGGGCGGCTTTGACAACGGTCGTTATCCGCTGCCGAAACGCTTAACTATCGGGGCACAAATCACACTCTAA
- a CDS encoding FadR/GntR family transcriptional regulator: protein MNLAALKHDLKSIDTASLVDKVEESLVELLRQQKLKVGDSIPKELELAAALGVSRTVIREALLRLRMMGLIESKKKKGSVITSPDLFGIMGKSLNPHVLDQETLREMFEIRLVLEIGMADFLFQRITKEDIAELRKIVSNEPPVTDYHLFNIDHEIAFHGKLYEITGNETLKKFQKMLLPVFDYVHHSGLLKKQPMLRKFVSHKGLVDILENGSPELFRNGMRNHLENHFARLFD from the coding sequence ATGAACCTTGCCGCCTTAAAACACGACCTTAAGTCAATTGACACGGCTTCGCTGGTAGATAAAGTAGAAGAAAGCCTGGTGGAACTGTTGCGCCAGCAAAAACTCAAGGTCGGCGACAGCATTCCGAAGGAACTTGAACTGGCGGCGGCTTTGGGCGTGAGCCGCACCGTTATCCGCGAAGCGCTGTTGCGCCTGCGCATGATGGGCCTGATCGAATCGAAAAAGAAAAAGGGCTCGGTTATCACAAGCCCCGATCTTTTTGGCATCATGGGCAAGAGCCTAAACCCGCACGTGCTGGACCAGGAAACCCTGCGGGAAATGTTTGAAATCCGTTTGGTACTGGAGATCGGCATGGCCGATTTTCTTTTCCAGCGCATCACCAAAGAAGACATCGCGGAGCTGAGAAAGATTGTAAGCAACGAACCGCCCGTTACCGATTATCATTTGTTCAACATTGACCACGAAATTGCTTTTCACGGCAAGCTTTATGAAATCACCGGCAATGAAACCCTGAAGAAATTTCAGAAAATGCTGCTGCCTGTTTTTGACTACGTACACCACAGCGGCCTTCTGAAAAAGCAACCAATGCTCCGCAAGTTTGTTTCGCACAAAGGCCTCGTGGACATTTTGGAAAACGGCTCGCCGGAACTGTTTCGAAACGGCATGCGCAATCACCTGGAAAATCATTTTGCAAGACTGTTTGACTGA
- a CDS encoding sialidase family protein, translating into MKKTIATLLSLFLFLFCFCQEKVPVFVSGTDGYKSYRIPAIVALPNNDLLAFCEGRVNNAGDFGHVNIVMKRSTDGGKTWDSLHVVAENGDLQAGNAAPVVDMTDPAYPAGRIFLFYNTGNNNEGEVRKGNGLREAWYKTSVDNGRTWSEAVNITAQVHRPKQPRINPAYNFSEDWRGYANTPGHAMQFQTGKYKGRIFVAANHSAGDPQKQFADYEAHGYYSDDHGKTFHLSTTVAMPGSNESTAAELSHSGLMMNSRNQKGDVRARIVSVSSNGGATWDSSYFDQTLIDPVNEGSLLTVRYKKRGNTLAFCNAADTKRRDNLTLRISDDDGKTWKKSFVIDKSADGTKGDWTAYADLVKLGKKKVGVLYERDGYKQIVFTVVKWK; encoded by the coding sequence ATGAAAAAAACTATCGCAACCTTGCTGTCTCTTTTCCTCTTTCTTTTTTGTTTTTGCCAGGAAAAGGTTCCGGTTTTTGTTTCGGGAACCGACGGCTACAAAAGCTACCGCATTCCCGCCATCGTTGCGCTGCCCAACAACGATCTTCTTGCATTCTGCGAAGGCCGGGTGAACAACGCCGGCGATTTCGGTCACGTAAACATTGTGATGAAACGAAGCACGGACGGCGGAAAAACTTGGGATAGTTTGCATGTTGTGGCGGAGAACGGCGATCTACAGGCGGGCAATGCGGCGCCGGTTGTAGACATGACCGATCCTGCTTACCCGGCCGGACGAATCTTTTTGTTTTACAACACCGGCAACAACAACGAAGGCGAAGTGCGGAAAGGCAACGGACTGCGTGAAGCCTGGTACAAAACATCCGTTGACAACGGACGCACTTGGAGCGAGGCCGTGAACATTACTGCGCAAGTGCATCGTCCCAAACAACCGCGCATAAATCCTGCGTATAATTTTTCGGAAGACTGGCGCGGCTACGCCAACACGCCGGGACATGCCATGCAATTTCAAACCGGAAAATACAAGGGACGAATTTTTGTGGCCGCCAATCATTCGGCCGGCGATCCGCAAAAGCAGTTTGCCGATTACGAAGCACACGGCTATTACTCCGACGATCACGGGAAAACGTTTCACCTTTCTACTACTGTTGCAATGCCCGGCAGCAACGAATCAACGGCGGCCGAATTAAGCCACAGCGGCTTGATGATGAACAGCCGCAATCAGAAAGGCGACGTTCGTGCACGCATTGTTTCGGTCAGCAGTAACGGCGGTGCAACTTGGGATTCGTCGTATTTCGATCAAACCCTAATCGATCCCGTGAACGAAGGAAGCTTGCTGACCGTTCGCTATAAAAAAAGAGGAAATACGCTTGCTTTTTGCAACGCTGCTGATACAAAACGCCGCGACAATCTTACGCTCCGCATTAGTGATGACGACGGAAAGACCTGGAAGAAAAGTTTTGTGATTGACAAAAGCGCCGACGGCACAAAAGGCGATTGGACCGCTTACGCAGACCTCGTAAAACTGGGCAAGAAAAAGGTTGGCGTGTTGTACGAAAGAGATGGCTATAAGCAGATTGTTTTTACCGTAGTAAAGTGGAAGTGA
- a CDS encoding MFS transporter, translating into MGVLLKKPLEANEKSGRKNKNIYPWVVVGLLWVVALLNYMDRQMLSTMKPSMQVNIHELQSATNFGYLMAVFLWIYGFMSPVSGIIADRLNRKWLIVGSLFVWSAVTYFMGYATTFNQLYWLRATMGVSEALYIPAGLSLIADYHADKTRSLAIGIHMTGLYMGQALGGFGATIADKFSWQQTFHSFGFVGIAYAVVLILFLREKKIVTVENNEKLVKTKSGSSVLKALGGLFTNVSFWIILFYFAIPSLPGWGIKNWLPTLFAQSLNIDMAKAGPLSTITIAASSFLGVIFGGILSDKWVQKNIRGRIYTSAIGLGLTIPALLFIGFGHSLFAVIGSAFCFGFGYGMFDANNMPILCQFVSAKHRATAYGLMNMVGVFAGAFITDLLGKSTDAGNLGKSFAMLSGIVLIALLIQLFFLRPRSNDFNE; encoded by the coding sequence ATGGGCGTGCTGCTAAAAAAACCACTCGAAGCCAACGAAAAGTCAGGGCGCAAAAACAAGAATATTTATCCCTGGGTAGTTGTCGGCTTATTGTGGGTGGTGGCTTTGCTCAACTACATGGACCGGCAAATGCTTTCCACCATGAAGCCGTCCATGCAGGTTAATATTCATGAGTTGCAATCGGCTACAAATTTCGGTTACCTCATGGCCGTCTTTCTTTGGATCTACGGTTTTATGAGTCCGGTGTCGGGCATCATTGCCGACAGGTTAAACAGGAAATGGCTGATTGTTGGAAGCCTCTTTGTGTGGAGTGCTGTAACCTATTTCATGGGTTACGCAACCACGTTCAATCAACTCTACTGGCTTCGCGCAACGATGGGCGTAAGCGAAGCACTTTACATTCCCGCCGGATTATCGCTCATCGCCGATTATCACGCCGACAAAACCCGTTCGCTTGCCATCGGCATTCACATGACGGGCCTTTACATGGGACAAGCACTCGGCGGCTTTGGCGCTACCATTGCCGATAAATTTTCCTGGCAACAAACCTTTCACTCTTTTGGTTTTGTGGGCATTGCTTACGCGGTTGTTTTGATTTTGTTTTTGCGGGAGAAGAAAATCGTTACCGTTGAAAACAACGAGAAACTTGTCAAAACAAAAAGCGGTTCTTCGGTGTTGAAAGCACTCGGTGGCCTGTTTACCAATGTCTCGTTCTGGATTATTCTTTTCTACTTCGCCATACCCAGTTTGCCGGGTTGGGGCATTAAAAACTGGTTGCCGACTTTGTTCGCACAAAGCCTCAACATTGACATGGCAAAAGCGGGTCCGCTATCTACTATCACCATTGCGGCTTCATCGTTTTTGGGCGTCATCTTCGGCGGCATTTTGTCGGACAAATGGGTGCAGAAAAACATTCGCGGCCGCATTTATACCAGCGCTATCGGACTGGGTTTAACCATACCGGCTTTGTTGTTCATCGGTTTTGGACATTCGCTTTTTGCCGTCATTGGTTCGGCCTTTTGCTTTGGCTTTGGCTACGGCATGTTCGATGCCAACAACATGCCCATTCTTTGCCAGTTTGTTTCCGCAAAACACAGGGCTACGGCTTATGGGTTAATGAACATGGTGGGTGTGTTTGCGGGTGCTTTTATTACTGATTTATTGGGCAAGTCAACCGATGCGGGCAACCTCGGAAAAAGCTTTGCGATGTTGTCGGGGATTGTGTTGATTGCCTTGCTCATTCAGCTTTTCTTTCTGCGACCCAGGTCCAATGATTTCAACGAATAA
- a CDS encoding sigma-70 family RNA polymerase sigma factor, with the protein MQSIAENISVSPDSLVIEKIINGDVSLFEVLIRRYNPVLYKIARSYSFNHQDAEDLMQDVHVIAYTQLSKFEGRASYKTWISRIMVNKCLYKLKYGYFKNEVPHEDFPNHQPMHNKANENQTEDRLLNRELTVVLERSLQNIPVMYRTVFVLREAEGFSVAETAQLLNITPVNVKVRLNRAKALLQKQVEKFYSHADLYSFNLVYCDGMVQKVFEQINKIKKEDSETSVQ; encoded by the coding sequence ATGCAAAGCATCGCTGAAAATATTTCAGTTAGTCCCGACAGTCTAGTTATTGAAAAGATAATAAACGGCGACGTTTCTCTTTTTGAAGTGCTGATACGGCGATACAATCCGGTGCTTTATAAAATTGCCCGCAGCTACAGCTTCAATCACCAGGACGCCGAAGACCTGATGCAGGACGTACACGTAATTGCTTACACGCAGCTTTCCAAATTTGAAGGCCGTGCGTCATACAAAACTTGGATCTCCCGCATCATGGTAAACAAATGCCTTTACAAACTGAAATACGGCTACTTCAAAAACGAAGTACCGCACGAAGATTTCCCCAATCATCAGCCCATGCACAACAAAGCAAACGAAAACCAAACCGAAGACCGGCTCCTGAACCGCGAGTTGACCGTGGTTTTAGAACGAAGCCTGCAAAACATTCCAGTTATGTACCGCACCGTGTTTGTATTGCGGGAAGCAGAAGGCTTTTCGGTAGCGGAAACGGCACAGCTTCTGAACATTACTCCCGTTAACGTGAAAGTGAGATTGAACAGGGCAAAAGCTTTGCTGCAAAAACAAGTCGAAAAATTCTATTCGCACGCCGACCTGTATTCCTTCAATCTTGTTTATTGCGATGGCATGGTGCAAAAAGTTTTTGAACAGATTAATAAGATAAAAAAAGAAGACAGCGAAACTTCGGTGCAATAG
- a CDS encoding GreA/GreB family elongation factor — protein MQKKKEQLVVTKNDYETIMGKLKNGLAKTLFNRRDAEELEAELKKAKLVGEDELPGDVVRLNSQVTVKDEKANKVMQLTVVTPERADIKKRMISIFSPIGTALIGYRKGRRVSWQVPAGRKTFTILEVGNAFS, from the coding sequence ATGCAAAAGAAAAAAGAACAACTTGTCGTGACAAAGAACGATTACGAAACCATCATGGGAAAATTGAAAAACGGCCTCGCAAAAACACTCTTCAACCGCCGGGATGCGGAAGAATTAGAAGCAGAATTAAAGAAGGCAAAGCTGGTGGGCGAAGACGAGTTGCCCGGCGATGTGGTCCGGCTCAATTCGCAGGTGACCGTGAAAGATGAAAAAGCGAACAAGGTTATGCAACTGACGGTGGTAACGCCAGAAAGAGCCGACATTAAAAAGCGGATGATCTCCATCTTCTCGCCCATAGGAACGGCTCTGATTGGCTACCGCAAAGGCCGGCGTGTTAGCTGGCAGGTGCCCGCGGGCCGAAAGACCTTTACCATTCTGGAAGTCGGCAATGCTTTTTCCTAA
- a CDS encoding RagB/SusD family nutrient uptake outer membrane protein codes for MKFNKSFLFASLCVVFAGSLVSCKKQLEDVVPQDSISKQLALTDANATQTLYIGVYARFRAFNSTFFNLGEMRSDIWTDGLFTESADPTSQQLYTQNISALNVPYANWAGFYNLIYNINNVIDVLPKSPVTDPDKSRWLAEMYGLRAYVYYTMLKTWGGVPLTTEPVVTINNAAETYKARSAEADVMKQIKSDIDKSLQLFNGNNAFPSGNRVYWNRVATLTLKGDVYIWSGTNTGGGAADYTTAKAALQEVKNLEGATLKLDANYADIFDPAKKANNPEIIFALSYESGQATQGAFSIFTVNGVQASSYSLAPAATPTVNTVYPYVNGANRVGMNQAMITRLTSGPADQRIANSLKVMYSAASPFPVRGVLLTKWIGTVSGTSQVYNNDYPVYRYADVLLLLAEAKAKLGEDPTAEIMQIRQRAYGAAAPAFTNGSITDNMNAILEEYLREFIGEGKRWWALRRAGDSYVYAAIKPSYLSPTSTAKLLLPISTSMINNDPLLAQTPGY; via the coding sequence ATGAAATTCAATAAATCTTTCCTTTTTGCTTCGCTCTGCGTTGTGTTTGCAGGCTCGCTGGTTTCCTGCAAAAAGCAACTGGAAGATGTCGTTCCGCAGGACTCCATCAGCAAGCAACTGGCTTTAACCGATGCCAACGCCACGCAGACTTTGTACATCGGCGTTTACGCAAGGTTCCGCGCCTTTAACAGCACGTTTTTTAATTTGGGCGAAATGCGTTCGGACATTTGGACCGACGGGCTTTTCACGGAGTCAGCCGATCCCACATCGCAACAATTGTACACACAAAACATCAGTGCGTTGAACGTGCCTTACGCTAACTGGGCTGGCTTTTACAATTTGATCTACAACATCAACAACGTGATTGACGTGTTGCCGAAAAGTCCCGTTACAGATCCGGACAAATCAAGATGGCTGGCCGAGATGTACGGACTGCGTGCTTACGTTTATTACACCATGTTGAAGACCTGGGGCGGTGTGCCGCTTACAACAGAACCGGTAGTGACCATCAACAACGCAGCGGAAACCTACAAGGCCAGAAGCGCTGAAGCCGACGTGATGAAACAAATCAAAAGCGACATTGACAAATCGCTGCAATTGTTTAACGGCAACAACGCTTTTCCTTCGGGCAACCGTGTTTACTGGAACCGCGTGGCCACGCTTACATTAAAAGGCGATGTGTACATCTGGTCGGGTACAAACACGGGCGGCGGCGCTGCCGATTATACCACGGCAAAAGCCGCCTTGCAGGAAGTGAAAAACCTTGAAGGTGCGACGCTGAAACTGGATGCGAACTATGCCGACATTTTCGATCCCGCAAAAAAGGCGAATAACCCCGAAATTATTTTTGCGTTGAGCTACGAATCGGGACAAGCAACACAAGGTGCTTTCTCCATTTTCACCGTTAACGGCGTGCAGGCTTCTTCTTATTCTTTGGCGCCGGCGGCAACACCGACAGTGAACACCGTTTATCCTTACGTGAACGGCGCCAACAGGGTAGGAATGAACCAGGCAATGATCACAAGGTTAACCAGTGGTCCGGCCGACCAGCGCATCGCCAACTCTCTTAAGGTGATGTATTCCGCGGCTTCTCCTTTTCCTGTTAGAGGCGTATTGCTGACGAAGTGGATTGGAACCGTGTCCGGCACTTCACAGGTTTACAACAACGATTATCCTGTTTATCGCTATGCCGATGTATTGCTTCTGTTGGCAGAAGCAAAAGCAAAATTGGGCGAAGACCCGACGGCAGAGATCATGCAAATTCGCCAGCGGGCTTACGGTGCCGCGGCTCCGGCTTTCACCAACGGAAGCATTACGGACAACATGAACGCGATACTGGAAGAATACCTGCGCGAATTCATTGGCGAAGGGAAACGCTGGTGGGCTTTGCGCAGAGCGGGAGACAGCTATGTGTATGCGGCCATCAAGCCTTCATACCTTTCGCCCACATCAACGGCAAAATTATTGTTGCCCATTTCTACGAGCATGATCAACAACGATCCGTTGCTGGCGCAGACGCCGGGATATTGA
- the folE gene encoding GTP cyclohydrolase I FolE — translation MQNGKTITLNGNNHRPLLIDELISPATQALNGEEKIKLIENHFRQIMLLLGLDLNDDSLKGTPSRVAKMYVNEMFSGLNPATKPEATLFENNYGYNEMLVEKNITVYSCCEHHFVPIIGKAHVAYYPNGKVIGQSKINRLVHYYCKRPQVQERLTVQIAGALKEALHTEDVAVVVDAAHLCVASRGVGDVGSTTLTSHYSGRFKREEVKKEFLSFLK, via the coding sequence ATGCAAAACGGAAAAACAATAACCCTTAACGGAAACAATCACCGTCCACTGCTCATTGATGAATTAATAAGTCCCGCAACACAGGCGCTTAACGGCGAAGAGAAAATAAAACTTATCGAAAACCATTTCCGGCAAATCATGTTGCTGCTTGGCCTTGACCTCAACGACGACAGCCTGAAAGGAACGCCCAGCCGCGTGGCAAAAATGTACGTGAACGAAATGTTCAGCGGTCTTAATCCGGCCACCAAACCCGAAGCCACGCTTTTTGAAAACAATTACGGTTATAACGAAATGCTCGTTGAAAAAAACATCACGGTTTACTCCTGCTGCGAACATCATTTTGTGCCCATCATTGGCAAGGCGCATGTGGCGTATTACCCGAACGGTAAAGTTATTGGCCAGTCAAAAATAAATCGCCTTGTTCACTACTATTGCAAGCGTCCGCAGGTGCAGGAAAGACTGACCGTGCAAATAGCCGGTGCGTTGAAAGAAGCGCTTCATACAGAAGACGTGGCCGTTGTGGTGGACGCCGCGCATTTGTGCGTTGCCTCAAGAGGTGTTGGCGATGTGGGCAGCACCACGCTTACAAGCCATTATTCGGGACGGTTTAAAAGAGAAGAAGTAAAAAAAGAATTTCTTTCCTTTCTAAAATAA
- a CDS encoding dihydrodipicolinate synthase family protein, which yields MQIPKLEGLIAAPFTPMKADGSLNLSLIPNYYEMLVDNGVAGAFICGSTGEGVSMTTAEKKAVAEAWASCTKSNPDFKVMTLLGGTSLADCKDLAKHARDIGLYAVSFTAPFYFKPASVKQLADCCKVIADVVPEMPFYYYHIPVLTGVDYAMYDLLQAVDETVPNFAGVKYTHEDFMDFLSCLHFKEGKYDMLWGRDENMLSALVLGSKGAVGSTFNYAAPLYYDLIDAFNNGDLKKAQAMQQLSIDMIRLLGKYGGIATGKAYMKVLGLDCGEFRLPVKNMNEEQFGLFRKDVEGLNFSSFSSRLLSKAVA from the coding sequence ATGCAGATTCCTAAATTAGAAGGTTTAATTGCGGCTCCGTTCACACCCATGAAAGCGGACGGTTCACTCAACCTTTCCCTTATACCAAACTATTACGAAATGCTGGTGGACAACGGGGTTGCCGGCGCTTTTATTTGCGGCTCTACCGGTGAAGGCGTATCCATGACAACGGCCGAAAAAAAAGCAGTGGCCGAAGCCTGGGCCTCGTGTACCAAATCCAATCCTGATTTTAAGGTGATGACCTTGCTCGGCGGCACCAGCCTTGCCGATTGCAAAGACCTGGCAAAACACGCAAGGGACATTGGCTTGTACGCCGTTTCGTTTACGGCGCCGTTTTACTTCAAACCGGCAAGCGTAAAGCAGTTGGCCGACTGTTGCAAAGTCATTGCCGATGTAGTGCCCGAGATGCCCTTTTATTATTATCACATTCCCGTACTTACCGGTGTTGATTACGCGATGTACGACCTGTTGCAAGCGGTTGACGAAACCGTTCCAAATTTTGCTGGTGTGAAATACACGCACGAAGATTTTATGGATTTCCTTTCCTGCCTGCATTTTAAAGAAGGCAAGTACGACATGCTTTGGGGACGCGACGAAAACATGCTGTCGGCCCTGGTGCTCGGCTCGAAAGGCGCCGTGGGCAGCACCTTCAATTACGCCGCGCCGCTGTATTACGATTTGATTGACGCCTTCAACAACGGCGACTTAAAAAAAGCGCAGGCCATGCAACAACTGTCCATTGACATGATTCGCTTGCTCGGAAAATACGGCGGCATTGCCACCGGCAAAGCCTACATGAAAGTGTTGGGATTGGACTGCGGCGAATTTCGGTTGCCCGTAAAAAACATGAACGAAGAACAGTTTGGTCTTTTCAGGAAAGACGTGGAAGGCCTTAATTTCAGTAGCTTTTCTTCCCGTTTATTATCAAAGGCTGTTGCCTGA